From Halichoerus grypus chromosome 6, mHalGry1.hap1.1, whole genome shotgun sequence, one genomic window encodes:
- the LOC118549673 gene encoding olfactory receptor 6C6-like: MRNQSREIKFILLGFTDDPQLQIVIFIFLFLNYVLSVMGNLTIILLTLLDTSLKTPMYFFLRNFSFLEASLTTVCIPRYLISIVTKNKIISYNGCASQLFFFLLLEITEFYLLAAMSFDRYVAICKPLHYPIIMNNKVCYQLLFGSWTVGFLLSFPPLASGLTLDFCASREIDHFMCDTSPVLQLSCTDAHLLELLSFVLSLVNLMVTLLLLILSYTCIIKTILKLPSAQKRTKAFSTCSSHMIVVSLTYGSCIFNYIKPTAKERVTLSKGVTVIYTSVAPLLNPFIYTLRNQQVKQAFKDTLQNIFSFFKK; encoded by the coding sequence ATGAGGAATCAGTCAAGAGAGATCAAATTCATTCTCCTAGGATTTACTGATGACCCACAATTGcaaattgtgatttttatatttctctttctaaacTATGTGTTGAGTGTGATGGGGAACTTAACCATCATCCTTCTTACATTGCTAGATACCAGCCTCAAGACTCCCATGTATTTTTTCCTCCGAAATTTCTCCTTCTTGGAAGCTTCACTGACAACAGTCTGTATTCCCAGATATCTGATAAGCATCGtgaccaaaaacaaaataatttcctaCAATGGTTGTGCATCCCagttattctttttcctcttattaGAAATTACAGAATTTTACCTACTGGCCGCCATGTCTTTTGACCGTTACGTAGCAATCTGCAAACCCCTACATTATCCCATCATTATGAACAACAAAGTGTGTTACCAACTTCTATTCGGTTCATGGACAGTTGGCTTTCTGCTTTCGTTTCCACCATTGGCCTCGGGACTGACACTGGATTTCTGTGCTTCCAGAGAAATTGATCATTTCATGTGTGACACTTCCCCTGTGCTGCAGCTTTCCTGCACTGACGCTCATTTACTGGAATTGCTTTCCTTTGTCTTATCTCTTGTAAATCTCATGGTCACGTTGCTGTTACTGATTCTTTCTTACACATGTATTATCAAGACCATTCTAAAACTCCCCTCTGctcagaaaagaacaaaggctTTTTCTACTTGTTCTTCTCATATGATCGTAGTCTCCCTTACTTATGGTAGCTGTATCTTCAATTACATAAAGCCAACAGCAAAGGAAAGGGTGACTTTATCCAAAGGTGTAACTGTTATTTATACCTCGGTTGCCCCTTTATTAAATCCTTTCATTTACACTCTCAGAAACCAGCAAGTGAAACAAGCTTTCAAGGACACactccaaaatattttctcttttttcaaaaaatga
- the LOC118540681 gene encoding olfactory receptor 6C3-like, with protein sequence MRNHTMITEFVLLGISDDPQLQVVTFIFLFMAYVLSVTGNLTIIILTWIDCHLKTPMYYFLQNFSFLEITFTSVTIPRFLGAIITNVKTISYNNCLAQLFFFILTGVSEFFLLTAMSFDRYVAICKPLHYTTIMNKKICTLLVFGSWLGGFLTIFPPLMLILQLDFCASNVIDHFSCDYFPILQLSCSDTGLLEMIGFYFAFVTLLFTLALVMLSYLCILSTILKIPSTSQRKKAFSTCSSHLIVISISYGSCIFMYVKPSAKERASLTKGVAILNTSIAPMLNPFIYTLRNQQVKQAFKNLLQKVLFSRNK encoded by the coding sequence atgaGAAACCATACAATGATTACAGAGTTTGTTCTCTTGGGCATCTCAGACGACCCACAGCTCCAGGTTGTaacctttatctttttatttatggcTTATGTATTAAGTGTCACTGGAAACCTaaccatcatcatcctcacctGGATAGACTGTCATCTCAAGACTCCTATGTATTACTTCCTGCAGAATTTCTCCTTCTTAGAAATTACATTCACCAGTGTTACTATCCCCAGATTTTTGGGGGCAATCATTACGAATGTCAAGACCATTTCCTATAACAATTGCTTAGCTCAACTATTTTTCTTCATCCTCACGGgtgtttctgaattttttcttctcactGCCATGTCTTTTGATCGTTATGTTGCCATCTGCAAGCCTCTTCATTACACCACCATCATGAACAAAAAAATCTGCACCCTGCTTGTCTTTGGGTCTTGGCTAGGAGGATTTCTTACCATTttcccaccactcatgctcaTCCTCCAGCTAGATTTCTGTGCTTCCAATGTAATTGATCATTTCTCTTGTGactatttccccattttacaactCTCATGCTCAGATACAGGGCTTTTAGAGATGATTGGCTTTTACTTTGCTTTTGTTACTCTGCTCTTCACTTTGGCATTAGTGATGCTTTCCTACCTGTGCATCCTTAGCACCATCCTGAAAATCCCATCCACTAGTCAGAGGAAAAAGGCTTTCTCCACGTGTTCCTCTCACTTGATTGTCATTTCCATCTCTTATGGGAGCTGTATATTCATGTATGTCAAGCCTTCAGCAAAAGAAAGAGCATCACTGACCAAAGGAGTAGCTATTCTCAACACCTCGATTGCGCCCATGTTGAACCCTTTTATTTATACCCTGAGGAACCAGCAAGTAAAACAAGCTTTCAAAAACTTGCTTCAGAAAGTACTGTTTTCtagaaacaaatga
- the LOC118538140 gene encoding olfactory receptor 6C1 → MRNHTELTEFILLGLSDDPQLQGVIFVFLLITYMLSITGNLTIIILTLLDSHLQTPMYFFLRNFSLLEVSFTTVSIPKFLGTLITGDKTISFDDCIAQLFFFILLGVTEFYLLAAMSYDRYIAICKPLHYMTIMNPRVCTLLVFSSWLISFLIIFPALMFLLNLNYCRSNIIDHFTCDYFPLLQLSCSDTKFLEIMGFSCAVFTLMFTLALIILSYIYIIRTILRIPSTSQRTKAFSTCSSHMIVISISYGSCIFVYIKPSAKDRVSLSKGVAVLNTSVAPMLNPFIYSLRNQQVKRAFMDRARKIVFFSSK, encoded by the coding sequence ATGAGAAACCACACAGAACTAACAGAGTTTATCCTCCTGGGATTGTCAGATGACCCACAGCTTCAGGGGGTGATCTTTGTCTTTCTGCTCATCACCTACATGCTCAGCATCACTGGGAATCTGACCATTATCATCCTTACCCTGCTGGATTCCCACCTCCAGACCCCCATGTATTTCTTCCTCAGAAATTTCTCCTTGCTAGAGGTTTCATTCACGACTGTCAGCATACCCAAGTTCCTGGGCACCCTGATTACAGGAGATAAAACTATTTCTTTTGATGATTGCATTgctcagttattttttttcattctgttgggGGTCACTGAATTTTACCTCCTGGCTGCCATGTCCTATGACCGTTACATTGCCATCTGCAAACCTCTGCATTACATGACCATCATGAATCCCAGAGTCTGCACACTCCTTGTCTTCTCTTCATGGTTGATTTCATTCTTAATCATATTCCCCGCACTCATGTTCCTCTTAAACCTTAATTACTGTAGGTCTAATATTATTGACCATTTCACTTGTGATTATTTTCCCCTGCTGCAACTTTCTTGCTCAGACACAAAATTCCTAGAGATAATGGGTTTTTCCTGTGCTGTGTTTACTTTAATGTTCACCTTGGCATTAATAATTCTGTCCTACATATATATCATCAGAACAATTTTGAGAATTCCTTCTACTAGTCAGAGGACAAAGGCCTTTTCCACCTGTTCATCCCACATGATTGTCATCTCCATCTCCTATGGCAGCTGCATTTTCGTGTACATTAAACCCTCAGCAAAAGACAGAGTGTCTCTGAGCAAGGGAGTTGCTGTGCTAAACACCTCAGTAGCCCCCATGCTGAACCCCTTTATTTACAGTCTAAGGAACCAGCAAGTCAAGCGAGCCTTCATGGACAGGGCAAGGAAGATTGTATTTTTCTCAAGCAAATGA